AAGAACTAAATGAGAACTATATTGATCAAGCAATACAAACGATTGAAGAAATTGGCGAAAAAAAACTAAACGAGGCTGTACCATATCTTATTGAACAATTAGAATCGACCGAGAACGCTCTTATAAGAAATTCAATTGCTCTCGCTTTATCAGATATTGGAAACCCTGAAGCTCTTGAACCTATTGTAAAGCAATTGAAAAACCCAAAAACAGAAGGGTACAGAGGAACATTACTAGCATCTTTAGAGCGGTTTGATTATTCCATTCATTTGGACATGCTTGTTAATTTTATAATGGAAGGAAATTTTGAAGTGAGCCGAAAGTCATTTTTAATGATTGAAGCTGTAATTCAGAATATAACTGAAGAAAAAAGAAAAGAATATATGGAAATCATAAAAGATGAGATTGAACGATTAGAGGATAAAACAGATTTATTATATGAGGTTGTCGATATTTTTAATATGCAAAATGACGCAAAATAAATAATTTAGATTTCTATGGTATTATGCAGACTTGTAAAGAAGTAAGAAGTAAGAAGTAAGAAGTAAGAAGTAAGAAGTAAGAAGTAATGTAATCATGTATAGCATTACAGTATGATCAGTTTGGTAATACGATAAAAACATATAATCCATTTCAATATGCGGGAAGCGGATTGTATTATTTGAACGCTCGTTACTATGCTCATAGCATGGGGGGGGTTATGAATGAGGATGAGTGATGCCAATGATTATACAAGCAAGTTGTCCACGATTTATAAAGGTGACTGACTTGACTGCAACAACTCTTTCTAAAGCAGTAGAACATTCTTTTCCACTTGTAAATGAATCTGCATTACTGATATGGAATTACGTCCCTATAATTTTAAATACAATATTAGTGCTATGTTAGACGATATTTTGGACATGTTAGCTTCATTAAGCAAATTCAAAAATGTGATTCTTCAAGGAGCCAATCTTACTGGAATGAAAGGCATTGAGGAAGCTGACATTGAAAGTATCAATCTCGGCACAATAGAGAAACCGATCATGCTGGAGGGAGAGCAGGCAAAAGCGTGGATAATGAAGCAAGCGAATGTGAATTTGTAAAGGAAATGGAATGGAAAGACTCCTATGTCCGTAATCTAGTTATTTACATTTCAAAGTGAAGATGAAGTACAGGTTTATTTTAAAAATTGAGGTACATACGTAAACCACTTCAAAATACATCTTATCCGATGAATGACTTTCAATTGTTGGCTAAATTATCTTGCCGAAAGTAATGAGTATCCTCAGAAGACCAAGGAGACATGTTGTTATGATCATACATCTCATGCAAAAAAAACTTGAGTTACACGAACTCTGGGTAGAAACGATTGGAGAGCAAGGCAGAAAATTAACCGAAGACGAAGTGGATTTTACAAAACTGGATATCACGTTGAAAGAGTTGTTGCTATATAGTGCTTTTT
The sequence above is drawn from the Paenibacillus sp. JQZ6Y-1 genome and encodes:
- a CDS encoding HEAT repeat domain-containing protein; this translates as MIDKLSKELNENYIDQAIQTIEEIGEKKLNEAVPYLIEQLESTENALIRNSIALALSDIGNPEALEPIVKQLKNPKTEGYRGTLLASLERFDYSIHLDMLVNFIMEGNFEVSRKSFLMIEAVIQNITEEKRKEYMEIIKDEIERLEDKTDLLYEVVDIFNMQNDAK